A section of the Citrobacter farmeri genome encodes:
- the phnC gene encoding phosphonate ABC transporter ATP-binding protein yields METIIRVEKLSKTFNQHQALHAVDLNIGSGEMVALLGPSGSGKSTLLRHLSGLITGDKSPGSRVELLGRTVQHEGRLARDIRKSRAHTGYIFQQFNLVNRLTVLENVLIGALGSTPFWRTCFSWFSAEQKQRALQALTRVGMAHFAYQRVSTLSGGQQQRVAIARALMQQAKVILADEPIASLDPESARIVMDTLRDINQTDGITVVVTLHQVDYALRYCERIVALRQGHVFYDGSSQLFDNDRFDHLYRSMNRVEQNAQAA; encoded by the coding sequence ATGGAAACGATCATTCGCGTCGAGAAACTCTCCAAAACGTTCAATCAGCATCAGGCGCTGCATGCGGTTGATCTGAACATCGGTTCCGGTGAGATGGTGGCTCTGCTTGGGCCGTCAGGCTCCGGCAAATCCACCCTTTTACGTCACCTGAGCGGGCTGATTACCGGTGATAAATCGCCAGGTAGCCGCGTCGAACTGCTCGGTCGCACTGTTCAGCATGAAGGCCGACTGGCACGCGATATCCGCAAGAGCCGCGCGCATACCGGTTACATCTTCCAACAGTTCAATCTGGTGAATCGCCTGACGGTGCTGGAGAACGTGCTGATTGGCGCGCTCGGCAGCACGCCGTTCTGGCGCACCTGTTTTAGCTGGTTTAGCGCAGAGCAGAAACAGCGCGCGCTCCAGGCACTGACCCGCGTCGGGATGGCGCATTTTGCGTACCAGCGCGTCTCAACCCTCTCCGGCGGTCAGCAGCAGCGCGTGGCAATCGCCCGGGCGCTGATGCAACAGGCCAAAGTGATCCTCGCCGACGAACCGATTGCCTCACTGGACCCGGAATCGGCGCGCATCGTGATGGATACCCTACGCGATATCAACCAGACCGACGGCATTACCGTCGTCGTCACGCTGCATCAGGTGGATTACGCCCTGCGCTACTGTGAACGCATTGTCGCGCTGCGTCAGGGACACGTCTTCTATGACGGCAGCAGCCAGCTCTTTGATAACGACCGATTTGACCATCTCTACCGCAGCATGAACCGCGTCGAACAGAACGCGCAGGCTGCTTAA
- the phnE gene encoding phosphonate ABC transporter, permease protein PhnE, with protein MQTITVAPPKRSWFSLVSWAILLAVLIVSWKGAEMAPLTLIQDSGNMATFAADFFPPDFSQWQDYLGEMAVTLQIAVWGTALAVILSIPFGLMCADNLVPWWIYQPMRRAMDACRAINEMVFAMLFVVAVGLGPFAGVMALFIHTTGVLSKLLSEAVEAIEPGPVEGIRATGANKIEEILYGVLPQVMPLLISYSLYRFESNVRSATVVGMVGAGGIGVTLWEAIRGFQFQQTCALMVLIIVTVSLLDFLSQRLRKHFI; from the coding sequence ATGCAAACCATCACCGTTGCCCCGCCAAAGCGCAGTTGGTTCTCGCTAGTGAGTTGGGCCATTCTGCTCGCCGTGCTGATCGTGTCGTGGAAAGGCGCCGAAATGGCCCCGCTCACGCTGATTCAGGATTCCGGCAACATGGCGACCTTCGCCGCCGATTTCTTCCCGCCGGATTTCAGCCAGTGGCAGGACTACCTCGGCGAAATGGCTGTGACCCTGCAAATCGCCGTCTGGGGCACCGCGCTGGCCGTGATCCTCTCTATTCCCTTTGGCCTGATGTGCGCCGACAACCTTGTCCCCTGGTGGATCTACCAGCCGATGCGAAGGGCGATGGACGCCTGTCGCGCCATCAACGAAATGGTGTTTGCCATGCTGTTCGTGGTCGCTGTTGGTCTCGGTCCCTTTGCAGGCGTCATGGCGCTGTTTATCCACACGACCGGCGTGCTCTCCAAACTGCTGTCCGAAGCAGTAGAAGCCATTGAACCCGGTCCGGTCGAGGGCATTCGCGCCACCGGTGCCAACAAAATCGAAGAGATTCTTTACGGCGTGCTGCCCCAGGTGATGCCGCTGCTGATCTCCTACTCACTGTATCGCTTTGAATCCAACGTTCGCTCGGCAACCGTCGTCGGGATGGTGGGCGCAGGCGGCATTGGCGTTACGTTGTGGGAGGCGATCCGCGGTTTCCAGTTCCAGCAAACCTGCGCCCTGATGGTGTTGATCATCGTCACCGTCAGTCTGCTGGATTTTCTCTCCCAGCGTTTACGTAAGCACTTTATCTGA
- the phnD gene encoding phosphonate ABC transporter substrate-binding protein, which produces MSYRTVAALAFTSMFSLSTLLSPAYAEEQEKALNFGIISTESQQNLKPQWDPFLKDMEKKLGVKVNAFFAPDYAGIIQGMRFNKVDIAWYGNLSAMEAVDRANGQVFAQTVAADGSPGYWSVLIVNKDSPINNLDELIAKRKDLTFGNGDPNSTSGYLVPGYYVFAKNNIAASDFKRTVNAGHETNALAVANKQVDVATNNTENLDKLKTSAPDKLKALKVIWKSPLIPGDPIVWRKNLSEATKDKVYDFFMNYGKTAEEKTVLERLGWAPFRASSDLQLVPIRQLALFKEMQGVQDNKGLSAEEKTSKSSAIKAQLDDLDRLTAALSAMTSVTKAVQ; this is translated from the coding sequence ATGAGTTATAGAACTGTTGCCGCCCTGGCCTTTACCAGCATGTTCAGCCTCAGTACGTTGTTAAGCCCGGCTTATGCCGAAGAGCAGGAAAAAGCGCTGAACTTTGGCATTATTTCGACCGAATCACAGCAAAACCTCAAACCCCAATGGGATCCGTTCCTGAAGGATATGGAGAAGAAACTGGGGGTAAAAGTAAACGCCTTCTTCGCCCCGGACTACGCCGGGATCATCCAGGGTATGCGCTTTAATAAAGTCGACATCGCCTGGTACGGTAACCTCTCGGCAATGGAAGCCGTGGATCGCGCCAACGGCCAGGTCTTCGCCCAAACCGTCGCCGCCGATGGATCACCGGGTTACTGGAGCGTGCTGATCGTGAACAAGGACAGTCCGATCAACAACCTCGACGAACTGATCGCCAAACGCAAAGATCTCACCTTCGGTAACGGCGATCCTAACTCCACCTCCGGTTATCTCGTTCCGGGTTATTACGTCTTCGCAAAAAACAACATCGCCGCCAGCGACTTCAAACGCACCGTTAATGCCGGTCATGAAACCAACGCCCTTGCCGTCGCGAACAAGCAGGTGGATGTCGCCACCAACAATACCGAGAACCTCGATAAGCTGAAAACCTCCGCGCCGGACAAGCTGAAAGCGCTGAAGGTGATCTGGAAGTCGCCGCTGATCCCAGGCGATCCGATCGTCTGGCGTAAGAACCTCTCTGAAGCCACCAAGGACAAGGTGTACGACTTCTTCATGAACTACGGCAAAACAGCGGAAGAAAAAACCGTGCTGGAACGTCTTGGCTGGGCGCCATTCCGCGCCTCCAGCGACCTGCAACTGGTACCGATTCGCCAGCTCGCGCTGTTTAAAGAGATGCAGGGCGTACAGGACAACAAAGGACTGAGCGCTGAAGAGAAAACCAGCAAATCGTCCGCGATTAAAGCGCAACTGGACGATCTCGACCGTCTGACCGCCGCGCTGAGCGCCATGACCAGCGTCACCAAAGCGGTGCAGTAA
- the phnG gene encoding phosphonate C-P lyase system protein PhnG: MHFDTATRQRWMRALAFSKADALNARLQALKLAPEYELIRAPETGLMQIQARMGGTGNRFFAGDTTLTRAVVRLKSGTLGYSYLLGRNKHHAEQCAVIDALLQEQTHFQNLMETLIRPLEAERDAEITARRAEVNASRVDFFTLVRGDNE; encoded by the coding sequence ATGCATTTCGATACCGCCACCCGCCAGCGCTGGATGCGCGCGCTGGCTTTCAGCAAGGCCGATGCCCTGAATGCGCGACTCCAGGCGTTAAAGCTGGCACCGGAATATGAACTGATTCGCGCCCCGGAAACCGGGCTGATGCAAATTCAGGCGCGCATGGGCGGCACCGGTAACCGCTTCTTTGCCGGAGACACTACGCTGACCCGCGCAGTGGTCCGCCTGAAAAGCGGCACGCTGGGCTACAGCTACCTGCTGGGTCGCAACAAACATCACGCCGAGCAGTGCGCCGTCATCGACGCCTTACTGCAGGAACAGACGCATTTCCAGAATCTGATGGAAACCTTAATTCGCCCGCTGGAGGCCGAACGCGATGCGGAAATCACCGCTCGTCGCGCCGAAGTCAACGCCAGCCGGGTCGACTTCTTTACGCTGGTACGCGGAGATAACGAATGA
- the phnF gene encoding phosphonate metabolism transcriptional regulator PhnF, with protein MHLSTHPTSYPTRYQEIAARLEQELRQHYRCGDYLPAEHQLAARYEVNRHTLRRAIDQLVERGWVQRRQGVGVLVLMRPFDYPLNAQARFSQNLLDQGSHPTSEKLLAVLRPASRHVADALCVQEGANVIHLRTLRRVNGIALCLIDHYFSDLTLWPLLQGFNHGSLHDYLREQSGLTLTRTQTRISARRAQAKESKVLEIPNMAPLLCVRTLNHREGEERAMEYSVSLTRADMIEFTMEH; from the coding sequence ATGCACTTGTCTACACATCCGACCAGTTATCCGACGCGTTATCAGGAGATTGCCGCGAGACTTGAGCAGGAGCTACGCCAACACTACCGCTGCGGCGATTACCTGCCCGCCGAGCATCAGCTTGCCGCACGTTATGAAGTTAACCGCCACACCCTGCGCCGCGCTATCGACCAGTTGGTTGAGCGCGGATGGGTACAGCGTCGTCAGGGCGTCGGCGTACTGGTGCTGATGCGCCCGTTCGATTATCCGCTTAACGCCCAGGCACGCTTTAGTCAGAACCTGTTGGATCAGGGGAGCCATCCCACCAGCGAGAAACTGCTGGCGGTGCTGCGCCCGGCTTCCCGCCACGTTGCCGATGCGCTCTGCGTGCAGGAGGGTGCCAACGTCATCCACCTGCGCACCCTGCGACGGGTGAACGGCATCGCGCTGTGTCTGATTGACCATTACTTTTCCGACCTCACCCTCTGGCCGCTGCTGCAGGGCTTTAACCACGGCTCGCTGCACGACTACTTGCGCGAACAGTCTGGCCTCACGCTCACGCGCACACAGACACGCATCAGCGCCCGCCGTGCGCAGGCGAAAGAGAGCAAGGTCCTGGAAATCCCCAACATGGCGCCGCTGCTCTGCGTGCGCACCCTGAACCACCGTGAAGGCGAAGAACGTGCGATGGAGTACTCCGTCAGCCTGACCCGCGCCGACATGATCGAATTCACTATGGAGCACTGA
- the phnH gene encoding phosphonate C-P lyase system protein PhnH, with amino-acid sequence MTLQTAFTLPVQDAQQSFRRLLKAMSEPGVIVALHQLKHGWQPLNLATTSVLLTLVDGDTPVWLSPAVNNDIASQNLRFHTNAPMVEHPQLATFAVADERISSEQLNALSAGSAVAPESSATLIVQISSLSGGRMLRLTGAGIAEERMIAPQLPECLIHELTERPHPFPLGVDLILTCGERLLAIPRTTHVEVC; translated from the coding sequence ATGACCCTACAGACCGCCTTTACCCTGCCCGTCCAGGACGCCCAACAAAGCTTTCGCCGCCTGCTGAAAGCGATGAGCGAACCGGGGGTAATTGTTGCCCTGCATCAACTGAAACACGGCTGGCAGCCGTTGAACCTGGCGACCACCAGCGTCCTGCTGACGCTGGTTGATGGCGATACGCCGGTCTGGCTGTCGCCTGCGGTTAATAATGACATTGCCAGCCAGAACCTGCGTTTTCACACCAATGCGCCAATGGTCGAACACCCCCAACTGGCAACTTTTGCCGTGGCCGACGAGCGCATCAGCAGCGAACAGCTTAATGCCCTCTCTGCCGGTTCCGCCGTGGCGCCGGAGTCCAGCGCCACGCTGATCGTGCAGATCTCAAGCCTGAGCGGCGGGCGGATGTTGCGTCTGACCGGGGCGGGTATCGCCGAAGAGCGGATGATCGCGCCGCAGTTGCCAGAGTGCCTGATTCACGAACTCACCGAGCGCCCGCACCCATTTCCGCTGGGCGTCGATCTTATCCTCACCTGCGGCGAACGGCTGTTGGCCATTCCGCGAACCACCCACGTGGAGGTGTGCTGA
- the kdgT gene encoding 2-keto-3-deoxygluconate transporter, translating to MRIKATIERIPGGMMLIPLLLGAVVNTLAPNTGAYFGSFTKGMITGTVPILAVWFFCIGASIDLRATGTVLRKSGTLVITKIAVAWVVAMIAASFIPDTGIQTGFFAGLSVLAIVSAMDMTNGGLYASLMNQYGTKEESGAFVLMSLESGPLMTMVILGAAGLGSFEPHHFIGAVLPFLIGFTLGNLDHDLRAFFSKATPVLIPFFGFALGNTINLGVIVDTGLLGILLGVAVIVITGIPLIIADRVIGGGNGTAGVAASSAAGAAVANPVIIAQINPAFEPVAASATALVAASVVVTAILVPIITALYAKRFARLPAPATAEETTAESANH from the coding sequence ATGAGAATTAAAGCCACCATTGAACGCATCCCTGGTGGGATGATGTTGATTCCATTGCTGCTGGGTGCGGTTGTAAATACCCTGGCACCGAATACCGGTGCTTATTTTGGTTCCTTTACAAAAGGCATGATTACCGGCACGGTACCAATTCTTGCTGTGTGGTTTTTCTGTATCGGGGCATCGATTGATTTACGCGCTACCGGTACGGTCTTGCGTAAATCCGGCACGCTGGTGATTACCAAAATAGCCGTGGCGTGGGTAGTGGCAATGATTGCTGCATCATTTATTCCGGATACGGGTATTCAGACCGGTTTCTTTGCCGGTCTTTCCGTACTGGCGATTGTTTCCGCGATGGATATGACCAACGGCGGTCTGTATGCCAGCCTGATGAACCAGTACGGTACGAAAGAAGAGTCCGGTGCGTTCGTCCTGATGTCTCTGGAATCCGGTCCGTTGATGACGATGGTGATTCTGGGTGCGGCGGGTCTGGGTTCCTTCGAACCACATCACTTTATCGGCGCGGTGCTGCCGTTCCTGATAGGCTTCACGCTGGGCAACCTTGACCACGATCTGCGCGCGTTCTTCAGCAAAGCGACACCGGTACTGATTCCGTTCTTCGGCTTTGCGCTGGGTAACACCATCAATCTGGGCGTTATTGTTGATACGGGTCTGCTGGGTATCCTGCTGGGTGTGGCAGTCATTGTCATCACCGGTATTCCGCTGATTATTGCTGACCGCGTGATCGGTGGCGGTAATGGTACTGCAGGTGTCGCAGCGTCCTCTGCGGCAGGTGCCGCCGTCGCCAACCCGGTGATTATCGCGCAAATCAACCCGGCGTTTGAACCGGTCGCCGCTTCCGCGACGGCGCTGGTCGCCGCCAGCGTGGTGGTCACGGCGATTCTGGTGCCGATTATTACTGCACTCTACGCCAAACGCTTCGCCAGACTTCCGGCACCAGCAACGGCAGAAGAAACAACAGCAGAATCCGCAAACCACTAA
- a CDS encoding diguanylate cyclase regulator RdcB family protein, whose amino-acid sequence MTNALLEGPGRTLECIHPKFMVDLVQGEEPKRAGGTQQQQQFRERLTQEILSRTQLRAWAMAGIFSEHLMMRLKLVEKLAGMLDPGHLALTRIAARLQVLQQTDLSRGPSILGLDQQLASLSEWFRQRCAWKEKALSQRGLTVQAGEHSEQVFTRWLAGAYEGWSLPGRCFIALEELRWGPFGDACRLANPDVAAMLKDNLRAMATNYLAHSINAAPTTRHYYHQWLNTTAIAGSGEYSDMLSWLGDWCEAEKHPVSWSVTQRWQTVALGMPRLCSAKRLVDAMVEEVFPPSPLIL is encoded by the coding sequence ATGACAAACGCGTTACTGGAAGGCCCCGGACGGACGCTGGAGTGTATCCACCCGAAGTTTATGGTCGATCTGGTTCAGGGAGAAGAACCGAAACGGGCCGGCGGCACGCAGCAACAGCAGCAGTTTCGTGAACGTCTGACGCAGGAGATCCTCTCCCGGACGCAGCTACGGGCGTGGGCCATGGCCGGCATATTCAGTGAACATCTGATGATGCGCCTGAAGCTGGTGGAAAAACTGGCTGGTATGCTCGATCCGGGCCATCTGGCGCTGACGCGGATCGCTGCGCGACTACAGGTTTTACAGCAGACGGACCTCTCTCGCGGGCCGTCCATCCTTGGGCTGGATCAACAGCTTGCTTCGCTGAGCGAGTGGTTTCGTCAGCGCTGCGCCTGGAAGGAGAAGGCGTTAAGCCAGCGAGGTCTCACCGTCCAGGCCGGGGAACACAGCGAGCAGGTGTTTACCCGCTGGCTGGCGGGTGCGTATGAGGGATGGTCGTTACCGGGGCGCTGTTTTATTGCGCTGGAAGAGTTGCGCTGGGGACCGTTTGGCGATGCCTGTCGTCTGGCCAATCCGGACGTGGCGGCGATGCTGAAAGATAATCTCCGTGCGATGGCGACAAACTATCTGGCCCACAGCATCAATGCCGCGCCCACGACGCGTCACTACTATCATCAGTGGCTAAATACTACCGCGATTGCCGGTTCAGGCGAGTACAGCGACATGTTGAGCTGGCTGGGAGACTGGTGTGAGGCGGAAAAACATCCGGTGAGCTGGTCTGTGACACAGCGCTGGCAGACGGTTGCGCTGGGTATGCCGCGACTCTGTTCGGCAAAACGACTGGTGGATGCGATGGTTGAAGAGGTGTTTCCCCCCTCTCCCCTCATACTTTGA
- the crfC gene encoding clamp-binding protein CrfC has translation MYTQTIYELSQEAERLLMLSLEHLKTVKKMPTATLEGASSLKREDDLNVQPMHFSSRGVEAQQATLNNELRKISRLEMVLAIVGTMKAGKSTTINAIVGTEVLPNRNRPMTALPTLIRHTPGQKEPVLHFSHVAPIDALMKTLQESMHACDRQNLTQVLEIDKDMNGLMQRIEKGEAFERHYLGAQPIFHCLKSLNDLVRLSKALEVDFPFSAYAAIEHIPVIEVEFVHLAGLENYPGQLTLLDTPGPNEAGQPHLQKMLNEQLARASAVLAVMDYTQLKSISDEEVRQAIAAVGKSVPLYALVNKFDQKDRNSDDEEQVRALISGTLMKGCINPAQIYPVSSMWGYLANRARHELATHGCLPDHEEQRWVQDFAEEALGRRWRSADLDDIEHLRHAADLLWEDSLFEQPIRTLIHAAYANASLYALRSASHKLLNYAHSAREYLDFRFHCLTVAFDKLQQNIARLEEDMQQLKVSQDSVSDEIHHEVGLALTSASGFLNQQQATILRSIETLFSREQILQLSRGDSWSPLPQAELDGEMLVLHDEAQAQVILSKLRSACEGVLLAAQDNISRDLAIRFEQLEATLSRSLNEAMRPIEMRVKEELSHAGFRPRISFPAFHSSMFNFTTRQLFSDAIAQQDRVESDAPRVSGVRETFSRWLNQPNWSWNDYVEAKTRYLIDINALHQSLVEYVSHFCQQIRKALAAQVDVSVTAGMATFFADFSLCLSGLQESLRESLLVRQQNESAVQSLSQQLQHSIAATAWIYEDSRLLRDDIQTLFVAEHT, from the coding sequence ATGTACACACAGACAATATATGAATTGAGCCAGGAAGCGGAACGCTTGCTGATGCTCTCTTTAGAGCATCTTAAGACCGTAAAAAAAATGCCAACGGCGACTCTGGAGGGCGCTTCCTCATTAAAGCGTGAGGATGACCTCAACGTTCAGCCCATGCATTTTAGCTCCCGAGGGGTCGAGGCCCAGCAGGCCACGCTGAATAATGAGTTGCGAAAAATCTCGCGGCTGGAAATGGTGCTGGCGATTGTGGGCACCATGAAAGCGGGGAAATCAACCACGATCAATGCCATTGTCGGGACCGAAGTGCTGCCCAATCGCAATCGTCCGATGACGGCGTTGCCGACGCTGATCCGCCATACACCCGGTCAGAAAGAACCGGTGCTGCATTTTTCCCACGTTGCCCCCATCGATGCCTTGATGAAGACCTTGCAGGAGAGCATGCACGCCTGCGATCGGCAGAATCTGACTCAGGTGCTGGAAATTGATAAAGACATGAACGGCCTCATGCAGCGCATCGAAAAAGGGGAAGCCTTTGAGCGCCACTATCTCGGTGCGCAGCCGATCTTTCACTGTCTGAAAAGTCTCAACGATTTGGTACGCCTGTCGAAAGCGCTGGAGGTCGATTTTCCTTTTTCTGCCTATGCGGCTATTGAACATATTCCGGTCATTGAGGTGGAGTTTGTGCATCTGGCGGGATTGGAGAATTATCCGGGTCAACTGACGTTGCTGGATACGCCGGGGCCAAACGAAGCCGGGCAGCCACACCTGCAAAAAATGCTCAATGAGCAACTGGCCCGCGCCTCTGCGGTGCTGGCGGTGATGGACTATACCCAGTTGAAATCGATTTCCGATGAAGAGGTACGCCAGGCTATCGCCGCGGTAGGAAAATCGGTGCCGCTGTATGCGCTGGTGAATAAATTTGACCAGAAAGATCGCAACAGTGATGACGAAGAGCAGGTGAGAGCGCTGATTTCCGGCACCCTGATGAAGGGCTGTATTAACCCGGCGCAGATTTATCCGGTCTCTTCAATGTGGGGATATCTGGCTAACCGGGCGCGCCATGAACTGGCAACCCACGGTTGTCTGCCCGATCACGAGGAGCAGCGCTGGGTACAGGACTTTGCCGAGGAGGCGCTCGGTCGACGCTGGCGAAGCGCCGATCTGGATGATATCGAACACCTTCGCCACGCCGCGGACTTGCTGTGGGAAGATTCGTTATTTGAACAGCCGATCCGGACCTTAATTCATGCCGCCTATGCCAATGCCTCGCTGTATGCGTTGCGTTCCGCCTCGCATAAATTGCTGAATTATGCCCACAGCGCTCGCGAATATCTGGATTTTCGCTTTCACTGTCTGACGGTCGCTTTTGACAAGCTGCAACAAAATATCGCGCGCCTGGAAGAGGACATGCAGCAATTGAAGGTGAGTCAGGATAGCGTTAGCGATGAGATCCACCATGAGGTTGGGCTGGCGCTGACGTCGGCCAGCGGCTTTCTTAACCAGCAACAGGCCACGATCTTGCGTAGCATTGAGACCTTGTTCAGCCGCGAGCAGATATTGCAACTGTCGCGCGGCGATAGCTGGTCGCCGCTGCCGCAGGCGGAGCTTGACGGGGAGATGCTGGTGCTGCACGACGAAGCGCAGGCGCAGGTGATCCTCAGCAAGTTACGTTCCGCCTGTGAGGGGGTTCTGCTGGCGGCGCAGGACAATATCAGCCGCGATCTGGCAATACGTTTTGAGCAACTGGAAGCCACCCTCAGCCGGTCGCTAAACGAAGCGATGCGCCCCATTGAAATGCGGGTAAAAGAGGAGTTGAGTCATGCGGGGTTTCGCCCCAGGATCAGCTTTCCGGCCTTTCACTCCTCCATGTTTAACTTCACGACGCGGCAGTTATTCAGCGATGCGATTGCCCAGCAGGACCGCGTCGAAAGCGATGCCCCCCGCGTGAGCGGGGTGCGTGAGACGTTCTCCCGTTGGCTGAATCAGCCCAACTGGAGCTGGAATGACTATGTCGAAGCGAAGACGCGCTATCTGATTGATATCAATGCGCTGCATCAGAGTCTGGTGGAGTACGTCAGCCACTTCTGCCAACAAATTCGTAAAGCTTTAGCCGCCCAGGTCGATGTTTCAGTTACGGCAGGTATGGCAACATTTTTTGCCGATTTCTCATTGTGCCTGTCGGGATTGCAGGAGAGCCTGCGTGAGAGTTTGCTGGTTCGTCAGCAAAATGAATCGGCTGTTCAAAGTCTGAGTCAGCAGTTGCAGCACAGTATTGCCGCCACCGCCTGGATTTATGAGGACTCCCGCCTGCTCCGTGATGACATTCAAACCCTTTTTGTGGCCGAACACACATGA
- the yjdN gene encoding VOC family metalloprotein YjdN — protein sequence MPLSPYISFAGNCADAIAYYQKTLGAELLYKISFGEMPKSAQDSEEGCPPAMTFPDTAIAHANVRIANSDIMMSDAISSDKAHYSGFTLVLDTQDVTEGKRWFDHLAAEGQIEMDWQETFWAHGFGKVSDRYGIPWMINVVKQPQPTE from the coding sequence ATGCCGTTAAGTCCCTACATCTCTTTTGCCGGAAACTGTGCTGACGCCATCGCGTATTATCAAAAGACGTTGGGTGCAGAACTCCTTTATAAAATCAGCTTCGGTGAAATGCCCAAATCGGCGCAGGACAGCGAAGAGGGGTGCCCGCCCGCAATGACATTCCCCGATACCGCTATCGCCCATGCCAACGTGCGTATCGCCAATAGCGACATCATGATGAGTGATGCTATTTCATCGGACAAAGCCCACTATTCTGGATTCACGCTGGTCCTCGACACGCAGGACGTCACAGAAGGGAAGCGCTGGTTTGACCATCTCGCCGCAGAGGGGCAAATCGAAATGGACTGGCAGGAAACTTTCTGGGCACATGGCTTTGGCAAAGTCAGCGATCGCTATGGCATACCGTGGATGATCAATGTCGTCAAACAGCCCCAGCCAACCGAGTAA
- a CDS encoding zinc ribbon domain-containing protein YjdM codes for MSLPHCPQCNSEYTYEDNGMYICPECAHEWNDAESAHEDDSLIVKDANGNLLADGDSVTVVKDLKVKGSSSMLKIGTKVKNIRLVEGDHNIDCKIDGFGPMKLKSEFVKKN; via the coding sequence ATGTCATTACCCCATTGCCCACAATGCAACTCCGAATACACCTACGAAGATAACGGCATGTACATCTGCCCGGAATGTGCCCACGAATGGAACGATGCAGAATCGGCGCATGAAGACGATTCACTGATTGTGAAAGATGCCAACGGTAATCTGCTGGCTGACGGCGACAGCGTCACCGTGGTGAAAGATCTGAAAGTGAAAGGCAGCTCATCGATGCTGAAAATCGGTACAAAAGTGAAAAACATTCGCCTGGTGGAAGGCGACCACAACATCGATTGCAAAATTGATGGATTTGGCCCGATGAAACTGAAATCAGAATTCGTGAAAAAGAACTGA
- a CDS encoding carbon-phosphorus lyase complex subunit PhnI → MYVAVKGGEKAIANAHALQENRRRGDNAVVELNVAQIEQQMNLAVDRVMTEGGIADRELAALALKQASGDNVEAIFLLRAYRTTLAKLAVSEPLNSAEMRLERRISAVYKDIPGGQLLGPTYDYTHRLLDFTLLANGETPPLRTAESTQEAAPHVFSLLANQGLAKPEEDNGTAPDDITRTPPVYPCSRASRLQQLMRGDEGYLLALAYSTQRGYGRNHPFAAEIRSGYVALETVPEELGFAVNVGELLMTECEMVNGFVAPEHDRPHFTRGYGLVFGMSERKAMAMALVDRALQAPDYDETVTGPAQDEEFVLAHADNVEAAGFVSHLKLPHYVDFQAELELLKRLQQEAARDH, encoded by the coding sequence ATGTACGTAGCCGTCAAAGGGGGCGAGAAGGCAATAGCCAACGCCCACGCGTTACAGGAGAACCGACGCCGGGGCGATAATGCGGTTGTCGAACTGAACGTGGCGCAGATCGAACAGCAAATGAACCTGGCTGTCGACAGGGTAATGACCGAAGGCGGTATTGCCGATCGTGAGCTGGCGGCGCTGGCGCTCAAGCAGGCCAGCGGCGATAACGTCGAAGCGATCTTTCTGCTGCGCGCTTATCGCACCACGCTGGCGAAGCTGGCGGTGAGTGAGCCGCTGAACAGCGCGGAAATGCGCCTCGAACGCCGTATCTCCGCCGTCTATAAAGATATTCCGGGCGGACAGTTGTTAGGGCCAACCTATGACTATACCCATCGTCTGCTCGATTTTACGCTGCTGGCGAATGGCGAAACGCCACCGCTGCGGACCGCAGAGAGTACACAGGAAGCCGCCCCGCACGTCTTTTCGCTGCTGGCGAATCAGGGGCTGGCGAAGCCCGAAGAAGATAACGGCACCGCGCCGGATGATATCACTCGTACGCCGCCGGTTTATCCCTGCTCTCGCGCCTCGCGCCTGCAACAGCTGATGCGCGGCGATGAGGGTTATCTGCTGGCGCTGGCCTACTCTACCCAGCGCGGCTACGGACGCAATCACCCGTTCGCGGCCGAGATCCGCAGTGGCTACGTTGCGCTGGAAACGGTGCCGGAAGAGCTGGGATTTGCGGTCAACGTTGGCGAACTGCTGATGACCGAATGCGAAATGGTCAACGGCTTTGTCGCTCCGGAGCACGACAGGCCCCACTTTACTCGCGGCTATGGACTGGTGTTCGGCATGAGCGAACGCAAAGCAATGGCAATGGCGCTGGTGGACAGAGCCCTACAGGCACCCGATTACGATGAAACGGTCACGGGACCGGCGCAGGACGAAGAATTCGTGCTGGCGCACGCGGATAACGTCGAGGCGGCGGGTTTTGTTTCGCACCTCAAACTCCCCCACTACGTCGATTTCCAGGCCGAGCTGGAACTGCTCAAACGCCTGCAACAGGAGGCCGCCCGTGACCACTAA